In Carya illinoinensis cultivar Pawnee chromosome 9, C.illinoinensisPawnee_v1, whole genome shotgun sequence, the following are encoded in one genomic region:
- the LOC122275177 gene encoding beta-1,4-xylosyltransferase IRX9: MGSLERSKKKAQLWKKAVVHFSLCFIMGFFTGFTPTGKASFFSDHVAASNISESTTPQPVEMLHQIDPNPINRSLIAEAPATIPTSRRAKEFEPTEVSSEKEAAKEPKLTTRGLVIIVTPTSAKDQFRGVLLRRLANTIRLVPPPLLWIVVEAQTDSDEVSQILRKTGIMYRHLVFRENFTNTEAEMDHQRNLALKHIDHHKLSGIVHFAGLSNVYDLDFFQQLREIEVFGTWPIALLSANKKKVKIEGPVCDSSQVIGWHLRQMNNESEKTRPSINIHISSFGFNSSILWDPERWGRPSALQKYSQNSMRFVKQVVLEDETKLKGIPPEDCSRIILWSLQFFSGAATIDHDLQTDASDGARK, encoded by the exons ATGGGGTCCTTGGAAAGATCAAAGAAAAAGGCTCAACTATGGAAGAAAGCAGTTGTCCATTTCTCTCTCTGCTTTATAATGGGGTTCTTCACCGGCTTCACTCCAACCGGAAAAGCATCATTTTTTTCCGACCATGTTGCTGCATCGAACATATCAGAATCTACAACGCCACAGCCCGTTGAAATGCTGCACCAAATAGATCCAAACCCTATTAATCGAAGTTTAATAGCTGAAGCTCCTGCGACCATTCCCACGAGCCGGCGGGCTAAGGAGTTTGAACCCACAGAAGTGTCGTCGGAAAAAGAAGCAGCAAAAGAACCCAAGTTGACGACCAGAGGACTCGTGATTATTGTCACTCCAACCAGCGCAAAAGATCAGTTTCGAGGTGTTCTTTTAAGAAGGCTGGCTAACACTATAAGGCTGGTTCCTCCGCCATTGCTGTGGATTGTGGTTGAAGCGCAGACGGATTCAGACGAAGTGTCGCAAATACTGAGAAAAACGGGCATTATGTATAGGCATTTGGTTTTCAGGGAGAATTTCACTAACACTGAAGCTGAAATGGATCACCAGAGAAACCTGGCGCTGAAGCACATCGACCACCATAAGCTCAGTGGGATCGTACATTTTGCGGGGCTTTCCAATGTTTATGATCTTGACTTCTTCCAACAACTCAGAGAAATCGA agtGTTTGGGACATGGCCGATAGCTTTGCTGTCAGCTAACAAGAAGAAGGTGAAAATAGAAGGACCAGTATGCGATTCTTCACAGGTAATAGGATGGCATCTAAGGCAAATGAACAATGAATCTGAGAAGACAAGACCCTCTATTAATATTCATATCTCCAGTTTTGGCTTCAACAGCTCCATTCTCTGGGACCCCGAAAGGTGGGGTCGCCCTTCTGCTCTTCAAAAATACTCCCAG AATTCAATGAGATTCGTAAAACAAGTAGTTCTTGAAGACGAGACCAAATTAAAAGGAATCCCACCAGAGGACTGCTCTCGAATCATACTTTGGAGCCTTCAGTTTTTCAGTGGGGCAGCAACAATTGATCATGATCTTCAAACAGACGCATCGGATGGAGCTCGGAAGTAA
- the LOC122277657 gene encoding DEAD-box ATP-dependent RNA helicase 57 isoform X1, with the protein MEKASFLFSGIHFDRKKFAKDFTRFQEKKEDKLIEDSNFLETEISEPGEGKTSFKKRKRKTLASETIEGFTVFKSSKSAAAAAPPVVLNEENDQTENRLSKEKKELYRQQERDALSRKKYNIHVSRNNVATPLQSFAELSSRYGCEPYLLHNMAKLGFKEPTPIQRQAIPVLLSDQECFACAPTGSGKTMAFVCPMLMKLKDASTDGIRAVILCPTRELAVQTTRESKKLAKGKKFRIKVMSRQLLRNTDLSKLPCDILISTPLRLRLAIRKKKLDLRRVQYLVLDESDKLFEQGLLKQIDSVVKACSNPSIIRSMFSATLPDFVEELARTIMHDAVRVIVGRKNTASESVKQKLVFAGTEEGKLIALRQSFAESLNPPVLMFVQSKERAKELYEELAYDNIRVDVIHSDLSQSQRENAVDDFRAGKTWILIATDVIARGMDFKGVNCVINYDFPDSASAYIHRIGRSGRAGRTGEAITFYTKKDVPFLRNIANIMTASGCEVPSWVMSLRKMKWKKHRPQRGSISTKPKD; encoded by the exons ATGGAAAAAGcctcctttttgttttctggTATTCACTTTGATCGGAAGAAATTCGCCAAAGATTTCACCAGATTCCAg gagaagaaagaagataaattgatAGAGGACTCAAACTTCCTTGAAACTGAAATATCTGAACCGGGGGAGGGGAAGACTTCTTTCAAGAAGCGGAAGCGGAAGACACTGGCTTCAg AAACGATAGAGGGATTCACAGTCTTTAAGAGTTCGAaatcagcagcagcagcagcaccaCCTGTGGTCCTGAACGAAGAGAATGATCAAACCGAAAATAggctctccaaagaaaagaaggaaCTATATAGGCAACAAGAG CGGGATGCTCTGTCACGCAAGAAGTACAACATTCATGTTTCCCGGAATAATGTAGCAACCCCACTTCAAAGTTTCGCAGAGTTAAGCTCTAG ATATGGTTGTGAGCCTTATTTGTTACACAATATGGCCAAACTCGGATTTAAAGAGCCTACACCAATCCAACGGCAGGCTATTCCAGTCCTTTTATCC GATCAGGAATGCTTTGCATGTGCTCCAACTGGATCCGGTAAAACTATGGCTTTTGTGTGTCCCATGCTAATGAAACTTAAG GATGCCTCAACTGATGGCATCCGAGCTGTTATCCTCTGTCCCACCCGAGAGCTGGCTGTTCAGACCACCAGAGAAAGTAAGAAACTGGCAAAAGGGAAAAAGTTCCGTATCAAAGTGATGTCGAGACAGCTATTAAGAAATACTGATTTGTCAAAGTTGCCTTGCGATATACTTATATCAACACCACTAAGGTTAAGGTTGGCTATTCGCAAGAAGAAGCTTGACTTAAGAAG GGTTCAGTATCTTGTCCTGGATGAATCTGATAAGTTATTTGAGCAAGGTTTATTAAAGCAGATTGATTCTGTGGTCAAGGCTTGCTCAAATCCTTCAATAATACGCTCCATGTTTAGTGCTACCTTACCTGACTTTGTTGAGGAGCTTGCACGCACAATAATGCATGATGCTGTTAGAGTTATTGTTGGCCGAAA GAACACTGCTTCCGAATCAGTGAagcaaaaattggtttttgccGGGACTGAAGAAGGAAAGCTTATTGCACTTCGCCAAAGCTTTGCAGAG AGTTTGAATCCACCTGTATTAATGTTTGTACAAAGCAAGGAGCGTGCAAAGGAATTATACGAGGAACTTGCATATGATAACATAAGAGTTGATGTCATCCATTCTGATTTGTCCCAATCACAG CGAGAAAATGCTGTCGATGATTTCAGAGCTGGCAAGACATGGATTTTGATTGCCACTGATGTAATTGCCCGGGGTATGGATTTCAAAGGTGTCAACTGTGTGATTAATTATGATTTTCCAGACTCTGCCTCTGCATATATCCACAGAATTG GTCGATCGGGCAGAGCAGGGAGGACAGGGGAAGCTATTACTTTTTACACCAAGAAAGATGTTCCATTCCTGCGGAACATCGCAAATATAATGACAGCTTCCGGCTGTGAAGTTCCATCTTGGGTCATGTCATTGCGCAAGATGAAATGGAAGAAGCACCGTCCACAAAGAGGCTCAATATCAACCAAACCAAAAGATTAG
- the LOC122277657 gene encoding DEAD-box ATP-dependent RNA helicase 57 isoform X2 codes for MEKASFLFSGIHFDRKKFAKDFTRFQEKKEDKLIEDSNFLETEISEPGEGKTSFKKRKRKTLASETIEGFTVFKSSKSAAAAAPPVVLNEENDQTENRLSKEKKELYRQQERDALSRKKYNIHVSRNNVATPLQSFAELSSRYGCEPYLLHNMAKLGFKEPTPIQRQAIPVLLSDQECFACAPTGSGKTMAFVCPMLMKLKDASTDGIRAVILCPTRELAVQTTRESKKLAKGKKFRIKVMSRQLLRNTDLSKLPCDILISTPLRLRLAIRKKKLDLRRVQYLVLDESDKLFEQGLLKQIDSVVKACSNPSIIRSMFSATLPDFVEELARTIMHDAVRVIVGRKNTASESVKQKLVFAGTEEGKLIALRQSFAESLNPPVLMFVQSKERAKELYEELAYDNIRVDVIHSDLSQSQGETEHGYIRVRRSFRKK; via the exons ATGGAAAAAGcctcctttttgttttctggTATTCACTTTGATCGGAAGAAATTCGCCAAAGATTTCACCAGATTCCAg gagaagaaagaagataaattgatAGAGGACTCAAACTTCCTTGAAACTGAAATATCTGAACCGGGGGAGGGGAAGACTTCTTTCAAGAAGCGGAAGCGGAAGACACTGGCTTCAg AAACGATAGAGGGATTCACAGTCTTTAAGAGTTCGAaatcagcagcagcagcagcaccaCCTGTGGTCCTGAACGAAGAGAATGATCAAACCGAAAATAggctctccaaagaaaagaaggaaCTATATAGGCAACAAGAG CGGGATGCTCTGTCACGCAAGAAGTACAACATTCATGTTTCCCGGAATAATGTAGCAACCCCACTTCAAAGTTTCGCAGAGTTAAGCTCTAG ATATGGTTGTGAGCCTTATTTGTTACACAATATGGCCAAACTCGGATTTAAAGAGCCTACACCAATCCAACGGCAGGCTATTCCAGTCCTTTTATCC GATCAGGAATGCTTTGCATGTGCTCCAACTGGATCCGGTAAAACTATGGCTTTTGTGTGTCCCATGCTAATGAAACTTAAG GATGCCTCAACTGATGGCATCCGAGCTGTTATCCTCTGTCCCACCCGAGAGCTGGCTGTTCAGACCACCAGAGAAAGTAAGAAACTGGCAAAAGGGAAAAAGTTCCGTATCAAAGTGATGTCGAGACAGCTATTAAGAAATACTGATTTGTCAAAGTTGCCTTGCGATATACTTATATCAACACCACTAAGGTTAAGGTTGGCTATTCGCAAGAAGAAGCTTGACTTAAGAAG GGTTCAGTATCTTGTCCTGGATGAATCTGATAAGTTATTTGAGCAAGGTTTATTAAAGCAGATTGATTCTGTGGTCAAGGCTTGCTCAAATCCTTCAATAATACGCTCCATGTTTAGTGCTACCTTACCTGACTTTGTTGAGGAGCTTGCACGCACAATAATGCATGATGCTGTTAGAGTTATTGTTGGCCGAAA GAACACTGCTTCCGAATCAGTGAagcaaaaattggtttttgccGGGACTGAAGAAGGAAAGCTTATTGCACTTCGCCAAAGCTTTGCAGAG AGTTTGAATCCACCTGTATTAATGTTTGTACAAAGCAAGGAGCGTGCAAAGGAATTATACGAGGAACTTGCATATGATAACATAAGAGTTGATGTCATCCATTCTGATTTGTCCCAATCACAG GGAGAGACTGAGCATGGTTATATAAGGGTCCGTAGAAGTTTTCGAAAAAAGTAA